The proteins below are encoded in one region of Acidithiobacillus ferrooxidans ATCC 23270:
- a CDS encoding mechanosensitive ion channel family protein, which produces MRVINRISIGPIDNGTPDNRRSSCSGYFLLGMLLAMWTIPLLAQASGLQLATANDTLQTIHRGLSQHADTRQLQNWQKSVTAIGHDADVCMTEKNSNLSQTDKALGILGPAVAGEPENLTVLRQKLQNEQKTLSGELATCKILAIASADLGRQIREQRDALLAQMLLRHDHDIWQQAVALLSTPATTWIAERHFWLTWNEHSIFAQKGLQLSAGIGIFLFALLSFLRVPLAKAIHRTRDLSDTQRNFYHYAPLLGGVAAAAASSYITDTFSPLIALIFGTWGTYAAISMLLAWALRSSGIVSRHFSWEQQTLRSALRTLRFIALLSLFGLVWIGISPQDPLSAADQAFFVSAYHLVLLSAVLWLVWRMGVQKPFRSHPLPRMVLLLALIATAICTLSGYRNLSNYLFFGLLTSLLALSMGFLLSWGLAEFWMRAAQKSGFWQHFLRRRLRVKEDQPLPWITWFSTISYTAVWLGVAAFVLHAWGLTHTGFTLIWKYFITGFTIAGFHIQPFRWVIAAILLAILFNINALVQKYLSDNSRIINHMESGARHSVLSILRYTGFIIAVLIALSTAGVALGNLAIVAGALSVGIGFGLQNIVNNFVSGLILLLERPIRVGDWIQVGNTQGYVQKMSIRYTLILTFDRTEVFVPNSELISGQVTNWMYTNSVLRLMIPFSIAHDADIPLVKQLLVAEGQNHPDVLQDDPRGIPPTALLLDVSENALQFYLRVYLDDCNKSYNVQTDLRASVVESLLRHNITLAHQQQDVHIIPGRILPMDGNMAPPTGEH; this is translated from the coding sequence ATGCGCGTGATCAACCGGATAAGCATTGGGCCGATCGACAACGGCACACCCGACAACAGGCGAAGTTCATGTTCAGGCTATTTTCTGCTGGGGATGCTCCTTGCAATGTGGACGATTCCGCTGCTGGCCCAGGCATCGGGCTTGCAACTTGCGACGGCTAACGACACGTTGCAGACCATCCACCGCGGGCTGTCACAGCATGCGGATACGCGGCAACTTCAGAACTGGCAGAAAAGCGTAACCGCCATTGGCCATGATGCAGACGTCTGCATGACCGAAAAAAACAGCAATCTGAGCCAGACGGACAAAGCCCTGGGCATTCTTGGACCCGCCGTCGCCGGCGAGCCCGAGAATCTGACGGTTTTACGCCAGAAGCTGCAGAATGAGCAGAAAACTCTCAGCGGGGAACTCGCCACCTGTAAGATTCTCGCCATTGCGAGTGCGGATCTGGGCCGACAGATCCGCGAACAACGTGATGCGCTACTGGCCCAAATGCTGTTGCGCCACGATCACGACATCTGGCAGCAGGCCGTAGCCCTTCTGTCTACTCCTGCCACTACCTGGATTGCCGAGCGGCATTTCTGGCTTACCTGGAATGAACATTCCATTTTTGCCCAGAAGGGCCTGCAACTCTCCGCCGGGATCGGTATCTTCCTGTTTGCCCTGCTGTCGTTTCTGCGGGTGCCTTTGGCCAAGGCCATTCATCGCACGCGGGATTTATCCGATACGCAGCGAAATTTCTACCATTATGCGCCCCTGCTGGGAGGCGTCGCCGCGGCTGCAGCCTCAAGCTATATTACAGACACCTTTTCGCCTCTCATTGCCCTCATATTCGGCACCTGGGGCACCTATGCCGCTATCTCCATGCTGCTCGCGTGGGCCCTGCGGTCGTCCGGCATCGTCAGCCGCCATTTTTCCTGGGAGCAGCAGACGCTGCGCTCCGCACTGCGAACCCTGCGGTTCATTGCCCTCCTCTCCCTGTTCGGACTCGTGTGGATAGGCATTTCCCCTCAGGATCCCTTGTCCGCAGCAGACCAGGCCTTTTTCGTGTCCGCATATCATCTAGTCCTCCTCAGCGCGGTGTTATGGCTGGTCTGGCGAATGGGCGTGCAAAAGCCTTTCCGATCTCATCCGCTGCCCAGGATGGTCCTGCTTCTGGCCCTGATCGCTACCGCCATATGTACGCTGTCCGGTTATCGCAACCTTTCCAATTATCTGTTCTTCGGCCTGCTGACGTCCCTGCTGGCCCTCAGCATGGGGTTCCTGTTGTCCTGGGGGCTTGCCGAATTCTGGATGCGGGCGGCACAAAAATCCGGTTTCTGGCAACATTTCCTGCGCCGCCGCCTACGCGTGAAGGAAGATCAGCCCCTGCCATGGATAACCTGGTTCAGTACGATAAGTTACACCGCCGTATGGTTGGGGGTGGCGGCCTTCGTCCTGCATGCCTGGGGCCTGACGCATACAGGATTTACCTTGATCTGGAAATATTTTATCACCGGATTCACCATTGCCGGTTTTCACATCCAGCCCTTCCGCTGGGTGATCGCCGCGATACTGCTCGCCATCCTGTTCAACATCAACGCCCTGGTCCAGAAATACCTGTCTGATAACTCGCGGATTATCAACCATATGGAAAGCGGAGCCCGCCACTCCGTATTATCCATCCTCCGCTATACCGGGTTCATTATCGCGGTGCTGATTGCACTCTCTACCGCCGGTGTCGCACTCGGTAATCTTGCCATCGTCGCCGGCGCCCTATCGGTAGGCATCGGCTTTGGCCTGCAAAATATCGTCAATAATTTTGTGTCTGGTCTGATTCTGCTATTGGAGCGTCCCATTCGTGTTGGTGACTGGATTCAGGTGGGGAACACTCAGGGATATGTGCAGAAGATGAGCATCCGTTACACTCTGATCCTTACTTTTGACCGCACTGAAGTCTTCGTTCCTAATTCTGAACTGATCTCTGGCCAGGTGACCAACTGGATGTACACAAATAGCGTGTTGCGCCTGATGATCCCCTTCAGCATTGCCCATGATGCCGATATCCCGCTGGTAAAGCAGCTGCTGGTAGCGGAAGGTCAAAACCACCCCGACGTCCTGCAAGATGATCCGCGCGGTATTCCGCCCACCGCGCTGTTACTGGATGTCAGCGAAAATGCCCTGCAATTCTATCTGCGGGTGTATCTGGACGACTGTAACAAGAGTTATAACGTGCAGACCGACCTGCGTGCTTCCGTGGTGGAAAGTCTGCTCCGCCATAACATAACACTGGCGCACCAGCAGCAGGACGTCCACATTATTCCCGGTCGGATTTTACCTATGGACGGGAATATGGCTCCGCCGACGGGGGAGCATTAA
- a CDS encoding ferritin-like domain-containing protein → MPADSVRPTWSLTDIPYATIEKEKIIGNTDWFYLLAGASFVETLSDLYTRNLVEYYQENVGATTWLRQEWEMEEVQHGHALRRYVLFVWPDFDWERAYQGFVTAYAPCCRTELLGPTHALEMASRCVVETGTASFYTMIQAASPEPVLRQIAAHIRADEVHHYKYFYRIFRQYQAAEKNSRWRIGRELWKRVAEAEQEDSYLAIKNAFEVKNPGEKFFIEDFAAFRKRIGGWVDRYYPFDMAIKMLLKPVALPPMLQRAALPLLSHGARRAILG, encoded by the coding sequence ATGCCCGCAGATAGCGTTCGTCCGACCTGGTCTCTGACCGATATTCCCTATGCCACCATTGAAAAAGAAAAGATCATCGGCAACACCGACTGGTTTTACCTGTTAGCCGGCGCCTCTTTTGTAGAAACGCTCTCCGATCTCTATACCCGCAACCTGGTGGAGTATTACCAGGAAAACGTCGGCGCCACCACATGGTTGCGCCAGGAGTGGGAGATGGAAGAGGTACAGCACGGGCACGCGCTGCGCCGGTACGTGCTCTTTGTCTGGCCGGATTTCGACTGGGAACGTGCATATCAGGGCTTCGTGACGGCGTATGCGCCCTGCTGCCGCACAGAACTGCTCGGCCCCACGCACGCGCTGGAGATGGCTTCGCGTTGTGTCGTCGAGACGGGTACGGCCAGCTTCTACACCATGATTCAGGCGGCGAGCCCGGAGCCGGTGCTGCGCCAGATCGCCGCACACATCCGCGCTGACGAAGTCCACCACTACAAATATTTTTACAGAATTTTCAGGCAATATCAGGCCGCCGAAAAAAATTCGCGCTGGCGTATCGGTCGCGAACTATGGAAACGAGTAGCGGAAGCAGAGCAGGAAGACAGCTATCTGGCGATCAAAAATGCTTTTGAAGTGAAAAATCCGGGAGAGAAGTTTTTCATAGAGGACTTTGCCGCGTTCCGGAAACGCATAGGCGGCTGGGTGGATCGCTATTACCCTTTCGATATGGCCATCAAGATGCTGCTCAAACCCGTCGCCCTGCCCCCCATGCTGCAAAGGGCTGCACTCCCCCTGCTCAGCCACGGCGCACGCCGCGCCATACTCGGTTGA
- a CDS encoding L-threonylcarbamoyladenylate synthase produces the protein MALCVELHPVNPQPRLLAQAAEVLRGGGLLVYPTDTCYALGCTVAARESQERLRRIRQLDLQHDLSLLFSSISQLTDYAQLDDRAYALLRRILPGPYTFILPATRDVPRRLADPKKRSIGVRIPASPLCEGLIAELGEPLMSSTLQLPGATAPLTDPDEICKTMGNQVDMVLLSGPGGVRCSTVVDLLQWPPRLLREGAGDPAALGLGAAV, from the coding sequence ATGGCGTTATGTGTGGAATTGCATCCCGTGAACCCGCAACCGCGATTGCTGGCGCAAGCGGCTGAAGTGTTGCGCGGGGGGGGCTTGCTGGTTTACCCAACGGATACCTGTTATGCCTTGGGCTGTACGGTGGCGGCACGGGAGTCCCAGGAGCGGCTGCGGCGCATCCGGCAACTGGATTTGCAGCATGACCTTTCGCTACTGTTTTCCAGTATTTCTCAGTTGACCGACTATGCCCAACTAGACGATCGCGCCTACGCACTGCTGCGTAGAATCCTGCCCGGACCTTATACCTTCATCTTGCCGGCGACCCGGGATGTGCCGCGTCGCCTCGCCGACCCGAAAAAGCGCAGTATCGGTGTACGCATACCCGCGAGCCCCCTCTGTGAGGGGCTGATTGCCGAATTGGGAGAGCCCCTGATGAGTTCCACCCTGCAGCTCCCCGGTGCCACTGCACCGCTGACGGATCCCGATGAAATCTGCAAAACGATGGGCAATCAGGTGGATATGGTGCTGCTGTCCGGCCCTGGCGGGGTGCGCTGTTCAACGGTGGTGGATTTGCTGCAGTGGCCGCCCCGATTGCTTCGCGAAGGTGCCGGGGATCCGGCAGCGCTGGGTCTGGGTGCTGCCGTCTGA
- a CDS encoding site-2 protease family protein, whose protein sequence is MSDAAQFIQTLAIWAIPVLFAITVHEVAHGWVAWKRGDPTAMLMGRLTLNPIKHIDPFGTILLPGILLLLHSPFLFGYAKPVPVNFDGLKDPKRDMVLVAIAGPAANLLMAFFWTLVLWLGGHLPGALAYLDEPMQLMGKAGIMINVILIIFNLIPIPPLDGGRVAVGLLPPSASIALSRIEPYGFIILIVLLFTGVLWSVLGPLFLMMSNFFLTMGGW, encoded by the coding sequence ATGTCTGACGCCGCGCAATTTATCCAAACCTTGGCCATTTGGGCCATTCCTGTACTGTTCGCCATTACCGTGCACGAGGTGGCCCATGGCTGGGTCGCCTGGAAACGGGGCGACCCGACGGCCATGCTCATGGGGCGGCTAACCCTGAATCCCATTAAACACATCGATCCCTTCGGAACGATTCTTCTGCCGGGCATACTGCTCCTGCTTCATTCGCCCTTTCTATTCGGCTATGCCAAACCGGTGCCGGTCAATTTTGACGGGCTGAAAGATCCCAAGCGCGATATGGTGCTTGTCGCCATCGCCGGGCCGGCCGCCAACCTCTTGATGGCCTTCTTCTGGACGTTGGTGCTGTGGCTCGGCGGACATCTTCCCGGTGCCCTGGCCTATCTTGATGAACCCATGCAGTTGATGGGTAAAGCGGGCATCATGATCAACGTGATCCTGATCATTTTCAATCTGATTCCTATCCCGCCGCTGGACGGCGGCCGGGTGGCTGTGGGGCTCTTGCCGCCGTCCGCCAGCATTGCCCTGAGTCGGATTGAACCTTACGGGTTCATCATCCTGATCGTGCTGCTGTTCACCGGCGTGC